The Clostridium septicum genome contains a region encoding:
- a CDS encoding chemotaxis protein CheD encodes MHAKNEVRVGIADYSIVFAPGSVITMGLGSCVGIAFYDRIKKVAGLVHIMLPDSTQFKNITNPMKYADLAVPALLDKMMKLGCSKRNIVVKIAGGASMFNFTDKKIVSDIGKRNIEATKNIINLLGLTLISEDVGGDKGRTMIVEAENGTVKIRVVGAGIKEI; translated from the coding sequence ATGCATGCTAAAAATGAGGTTAGAGTAGGAATTGCAGATTACTCTATTGTTTTTGCACCAGGAAGTGTAATTACAATGGGACTTGGCTCATGTGTTGGAATAGCTTTTTATGATAGAATAAAGAAAGTTGCTGGATTAGTTCATATAATGCTTCCTGATAGCACTCAATTTAAAAATATAACTAATCCAATGAAATATGCTGACTTAGCAGTTCCTGCTTTGTTAGATAAAATGATGAAATTAGGATGTTCAAAAAGGAACATAGTTGTTAAAATTGCTGGAGGAGCCTCTATGTTTAATTTTACAGATAAGAAAATTGTAAGTGATATAGGTAAAAGAAACATAGAGGCAACCAAAAATATAATTAATTTATTGGGACTTACTTTAATATCCGAAGATGTCGGTGGAGATAAAGGAAGAACTATGATAGTGGAAGCGGAAAATGGGACAGTAAAAATTAGAGTTGTAGGAGCTGGTATAAAAGAAATATAA
- a CDS encoding pyridoxal phosphate-dependent aminotransferase: MNLSKKAKEINPSITLAITAKAKELKNSGIDVVSFGAGEPDFNTPKNIINAAIKAMEEGKTKYTPTNGILELREAICNKFNIDNNLSYNPSQIVVSTGAKQSLANAFMAILNEGDEVIIPTPYWVSYPELVKMAGGNPVFVENGEEEHYKYTIHSLNKALTTKTKAIVLNSPNNPTGTIYTKDELIKIAEFAKKNNLIIISDEIYEKLIYDNNKHVSIASLSKDAYERTIVINGLSKSYAMTGWRIGYSASSNEIAKLMTAIQSHMTSNINSISQYAAVEALNGSQDDIKDMIVEFEKRRNYMVNRLSKIDGVSIINPSGAFYVMVSIKKCYGKKVNGKIINNSLEFASEILEDEKVAVIPGIAFGLDDYIRLSYATSIEVIEEGLNRIERFIKKFK; encoded by the coding sequence ATGAATTTATCAAAGAAAGCTAAAGAAATAAACCCATCGATTACTTTAGCAATTACAGCGAAAGCTAAAGAATTAAAGAATTCAGGTATAGACGTAGTAAGTTTTGGAGCAGGAGAGCCAGATTTTAATACTCCTAAAAATATTATAAATGCAGCAATAAAGGCCATGGAAGAAGGTAAAACTAAATATACACCAACTAACGGGATTTTAGAACTTAGAGAGGCCATTTGCAATAAATTTAATATAGATAACAATTTAAGCTATAATCCTTCGCAAATAGTTGTGTCAACTGGTGCAAAACAAAGTTTAGCAAATGCATTTATGGCTATATTGAATGAGGGAGATGAAGTTATTATTCCAACTCCATATTGGGTAAGTTATCCAGAGTTAGTTAAAATGGCAGGTGGAAATCCTGTTTTTGTAGAAAATGGTGAAGAAGAACATTATAAATATACAATCCATAGCTTAAATAAAGCACTAACAACAAAAACTAAAGCTATAGTTTTAAATAGTCCTAATAATCCAACTGGTACTATATATACAAAAGATGAATTAATAAAAATTGCTGAATTTGCCAAGAAGAATAATTTAATTATTATATCAGATGAAATATATGAGAAGTTAATATATGATAATAATAAGCATGTAAGTATAGCGTCATTATCAAAAGATGCATATGAAAGGACTATAGTTATAAATGGTCTTTCTAAGTCTTATGCTATGACAGGGTGGAGAATTGGATATTCAGCATCAAGTAATGAAATAGCAAAGCTTATGACAGCAATACAAAGTCATATGACATCTAATATTAATTCAATATCTCAATATGCAGCTGTAGAAGCTTTAAATGGCTCGCAAGATGATATAAAAGATATGATAGTAGAATTTGAAAAAAGAAGAAATTATATGGTTAATAGACTGTCTAAAATAGATGGTGTATCAATCATTAATCCAAGTGGAGCCTTTTATGTTATGGTTAGTATAAAAAAATGTTATGGTAAAAAGGTTAATGGGAAAATAATAAATAATTCTTTGGAGTTTGCATCAGAAATTTTAGAAGATGAAAAGGTAGCTGTTATACCGGGTATAGCTTTTGGTTTAGATGATTACATTAGATTGTCTTATGCAACTTCTATAGAAGTGATAGAAGAAGGTTTAAATAGAATTGAAAGATTTATAAAAAAGTTTAAATAG
- a CDS encoding aminotransferase class IV codes for MEAINKFYLEDGNLQSIENYTEDTKEKGRVIYEVLRVIDGIPLFLEDHIDRMAETFKLMDKSFVYTYEKISEFAMALIEANRVKNGNIKVTFDIKTDTMKVYSIKHSYPTEDMYINGVKSILYHGERVNPNAKVVDSDFRKKVTIEIEKANAFEAILIDNEGYITEGSKSNIFMVKDNILITPKQSKVLPGVTRKRIISIANREEIQFEERNISAKELKSIDAMFISGTSPKILPIFKIEDIDFNINNEIINIIKNKFNEEIHDYVNSRRYN; via the coding sequence ATGGAAGCTATAAATAAGTTTTATTTAGAAGATGGAAACCTGCAAAGTATTGAAAATTACACTGAAGATACAAAGGAAAAAGGAAGAGTTATATATGAAGTTTTAAGAGTTATAGATGGAATTCCTTTATTTTTAGAAGATCATATAGATAGAATGGCAGAAACATTTAAGTTGATGGATAAAAGTTTTGTGTACACATATGAAAAAATTAGTGAATTTGCAATGGCATTAATAGAAGCAAATAGAGTGAAGAACGGAAATATAAAAGTAACCTTTGATATAAAGACAGATACAATGAAGGTGTATTCAATTAAGCATAGTTACCCTACAGAAGATATGTATATAAATGGAGTGAAAAGTATTTTGTACCATGGAGAAAGGGTTAATCCAAATGCAAAGGTAGTAGATTCAGATTTTAGAAAAAAAGTGACTATAGAAATAGAAAAAGCAAATGCTTTTGAAGCAATTTTAATAGATAATGAAGGATATATAACTGAAGGAAGTAAATCAAATATATTTATGGTAAAGGATAATATATTAATTACGCCTAAACAGTCGAAGGTATTGCCAGGAGTAACTAGGAAAAGAATAATATCTATAGCAAATAGAGAGGAAATACAATTTGAGGAAAGAAATATTTCAGCTAAAGAACTTAAGAGTATAGATGCTATGTTTATATCAGGAACGTCTCCTAAAATTTTACCGATATTTAAAATTGAGGATATAGATTTTAATATTAATAACGAAATTATAAATATAATAAAAAATAAGTTCAATGAAGAAATACATGATTATGTAAATAGCAGAAGATATAATTGA
- a CDS encoding chemotaxis protein CheW → MYMDEMKILIFNLGKEFYATDISEVERILGSEKTTKLPDSPSFLEGVIDYEEGILPVINLVKRFNKSLEDNFNLEDKKIIVVKKEFGKIGILVDNVSEVLSIGKDEVNNPKTVSSLVSKEYMRGFIRKNDNIVIMLDLDKILSTEEEAMLFQG, encoded by the coding sequence ATATATATGGATGAGATGAAAATACTTATATTTAACTTGGGAAAAGAATTCTATGCTACAGATATTAGCGAGGTAGAAAGAATTTTAGGCTCAGAAAAAACTACTAAATTACCAGATTCCCCAAGTTTTTTAGAAGGAGTAATAGACTATGAAGAGGGAATATTGCCAGTAATAAATCTTGTAAAAAGATTTAATAAGAGTCTAGAAGATAATTTCAATCTAGAAGATAAAAAAATTATTGTTGTAAAAAAAGAGTTTGGAAAAATTGGTATATTGGTAGATAATGTTAGTGAGGTTTTAAGTATAGGTAAAGATGAAGTTAATAATCCCAAAACAGTTTCTTCATTAGTTTCTAAAGAATATATGAGAGGATTCATAAGAAAAAATGACAATATAGTAATTATGCTGGATTTAGATAAGATATTATCAACAGAAGAAGAAGCCATGTTGTTTCAAGGGTGA
- a CDS encoding flagellar assembly protein A, which yields MNTNLKETLDENVNGSIKIEKGEFIITNPKGNGEFAKLIPTNSGELYVNDKLITDSIEVKDTDKITFKGKKEEGNSVINITTNKSNTEAYLTIEYTPSFVYKLSDTDKRNFIQLETEKVEENIEQKVSSLDIIKALKEKGIVYGVDTENLKLVNDSYEVEKLIIARGLFPVHPEEDKLKIYFNKKNQKDLDSLKNIDYKNLNYVTSVKAGEILAEIIKGEEGKDGIDVFGKLLLKKPKNKLKYKVGDGCILKDNKIVASIDGRPNIKKNVITVEPIYVIEKDIDISTGNIEFAGAIEIKGKVTEGMKVKAEKGVFILKGIFSSEIEAKGDSSILGSIVNSKINVGSTDLLKETRITSLNELIESLNSIVENIKFLKEKKLVNNGGTDGLLIKTLIDTKYKMIVRQCISVISNTINDEEAQSRVVSLIKSKLIGLGPTKILNYMELNQIIDEALLEIEKLKCNLSLPVDLNIEYAQEANIEASGNICISGKGVFASNIKSLESVEFIQNNAICRGGHIKAKKVIKSKIIGSEAGFTTKLEVEAKGHIYADIAYQNTVFIVGNRKYVLDKPSKDIHAYLDKFGDIEIEKFVL from the coding sequence ATGAATACTAATCTTAAAGAAACTTTAGATGAAAACGTTAATGGAAGTATAAAGATAGAAAAAGGAGAATTTATTATAACTAATCCAAAGGGAAATGGAGAGTTTGCAAAATTAATTCCAACTAATAGTGGGGAACTTTATGTAAATGATAAACTTATAACAGACTCTATAGAAGTTAAAGATACGGACAAAATAACTTTTAAAGGTAAAAAAGAGGAAGGTAACTCAGTTATAAATATTACAACTAATAAAAGTAATACTGAAGCATACCTAACTATAGAGTACACACCTTCATTTGTATATAAATTAAGTGATACAGATAAAAGGAATTTTATTCAATTAGAAACAGAAAAGGTTGAAGAAAACATAGAACAAAAAGTATCAAGTCTGGACATTATTAAAGCATTAAAGGAAAAAGGAATTGTTTATGGGGTTGATACAGAAAATTTAAAATTAGTTAATGATAGCTATGAGGTAGAAAAGTTAATTATTGCAAGAGGATTATTTCCAGTACATCCTGAAGAGGACAAGCTTAAAATATATTTTAATAAAAAAAATCAAAAGGATTTAGATTCACTAAAAAATATAGATTATAAAAATTTAAATTATGTAACAAGTGTTAAAGCTGGAGAAATTTTGGCCGAAATTATAAAAGGAGAAGAAGGTAAAGATGGTATAGATGTTTTTGGAAAGCTATTATTAAAAAAACCTAAAAACAAGTTAAAGTATAAAGTTGGAGACGGATGCATATTAAAAGATAATAAGATAGTGGCTAGTATTGATGGAAGGCCTAATATAAAAAAGAATGTTATAACTGTAGAACCTATATATGTAATAGAAAAAGATATAGATATTTCAACGGGAAATATAGAATTTGCTGGAGCTATAGAAATAAAAGGTAAAGTTACAGAAGGAATGAAAGTTAAAGCGGAAAAAGGTGTATTTATATTAAAAGGTATATTTTCATCAGAAATAGAGGCTAAAGGTGATAGTTCTATTTTAGGTAGTATAGTTAATTCTAAAATTAATGTAGGAAGCACCGATTTATTGAAAGAAACAAGAATAACTTCTCTAAATGAATTAATAGAAAGTTTAAACTCTATAGTAGAAAATATAAAGTTTTTAAAGGAAAAGAAACTTGTTAATAATGGTGGAACAGATGGTTTATTGATAAAAACTTTAATAGATACAAAATATAAAATGATAGTGAGACAATGCATTAGTGTTATATCTAATACTATAAATGATGAAGAAGCACAGTCAAGAGTAGTTTCACTTATAAAATCAAAATTAATAGGATTAGGACCTACAAAGATATTGAATTATATGGAGCTTAATCAAATAATTGATGAAGCATTACTAGAAATAGAAAAACTTAAATGTAATTTAAGTTTACCTGTTGATTTGAATATTGAATATGCACAGGAAGCTAATATTGAAGCTTCAGGTAATATATGCATAAGTGGAAAAGGTGTATTTGCATCTAATATAAAAAGTTTAGAAAGTGTAGAGTTTATTCAAAATAATGCTATATGTAGAGGTGGACATATTAAAGCAAAAAAAGTAATTAAATCTAAAATTATTGGAAGCGAGGCAGGATTTACAACTAAGCTAGAAGTTGAAGCTAAGGGGCATATATATGCAGATATTGCATATCAAAATACTGTTTTTATAGTTGGTAATAGGAAGTATGTCTTGGACAAACCTTCAAAGGATATACATGCTTATCTAGATAAATTTGGAGATATTGAAATAGAAAAGTTTGTTTTATAG
- a CDS encoding chemotaxis protein CheA, protein MDTSQYMNMFLEESMDNLQVLNEALLDLEQEPNDIDKLNEIFRVAHTIKGMAATMGFNDIAELTHKMEDVLSNFREGKLEVTQDVVTILFDCLDTLERMVTNIEEENDEVVDINDIISSLQKISVSEPEKNIKILESKDEIDIQLNEYDLSIIKQAIQNSFNVINIEITLSENTLLKSARAFLIVQELESHGEIIKSIPTTEDIENEQFDTKLIFTIITSSEVDEIHNIVKNISEVEQVNTSTITIDDIAMNEEETKEENEDNKENDIKENDIKVNESIKSTTSEKKIDKKKETKKSHQSVRVDLARIDKLMNMVSELVIYRTRLEQIVIDDKSQELVETLEQVERTTSDLQDLVMKIRMLPLDVVFNRFPRMIRDLSVELDKDIKFVIEGADTELDRTVIDEIGEPLIHLLRNAADHGIESKEERANSGKSKEGTIKLVAYQEGTKALIKVIDDGGGIKVNKIKAKAEKVGISTEGLSDNDIRNLIFSQGFSTNEVVTDVSGRGVGMDVVKTKIASLGGTVDVISEEGVGSTFVIKLPLTLQIIQALLVKVGEETFAISLGFIDKVIDYREENIQKTNGEEVIIYRDSVIPLVRLNERLGIGNNSTTKNFIIIVKVGEKTIGLLVDSLLGQQEIVIKPLGKTLKTLKEYIGATILGNGSVTLILDVAALI, encoded by the coding sequence ATGGATACATCTCAATATATGAATATGTTTTTAGAAGAATCTATGGATAATTTACAAGTTTTAAATGAAGCATTATTAGATTTAGAACAAGAACCTAATGATATAGATAAACTAAATGAAATTTTTAGGGTAGCACATACTATAAAGGGAATGGCTGCTACTATGGGGTTTAATGATATTGCAGAATTGACCCATAAGATGGAGGATGTATTATCAAATTTCAGAGAAGGAAAGTTAGAAGTTACTCAAGATGTTGTAACAATTTTGTTTGATTGTTTAGATACATTAGAGAGAATGGTAACTAACATAGAAGAAGAAAATGATGAGGTTGTAGATATAAATGATATTATTAGTTCGTTACAAAAAATATCAGTATCTGAACCAGAAAAAAATATAAAAATATTAGAAAGCAAGGATGAAATAGATATTCAATTAAATGAATATGATTTATCTATTATAAAACAAGCTATACAAAATAGTTTCAATGTAATAAATATAGAAATAACATTAAGTGAAAATACATTATTGAAATCAGCCAGAGCTTTTTTGATTGTACAAGAATTAGAAAGTCATGGAGAAATAATAAAGTCTATTCCAACAACTGAAGATATTGAAAATGAACAATTTGACACCAAGCTTATATTTACTATAATTACAAGTAGTGAAGTAGATGAAATACATAATATCGTAAAGAATATATCAGAGGTAGAACAAGTAAATACAAGTACTATAACTATTGATGATATAGCAATGAATGAAGAAGAGACTAAAGAAGAAAATGAAGATAATAAAGAAAATGATATAAAAGAGAATGATATAAAAGTAAATGAATCTATCAAAAGTACTACTTCAGAAAAAAAGATAGATAAGAAAAAAGAAACTAAAAAATCACATCAGTCTGTAAGAGTAGATTTAGCAAGAATAGATAAGCTTATGAATATGGTATCAGAACTTGTAATATATAGAACTAGATTAGAACAAATTGTAATTGATGATAAATCTCAAGAACTTGTTGAGACTTTAGAACAAGTTGAAAGAACTACTTCTGATCTTCAAGATTTAGTGATGAAAATAAGAATGTTACCATTAGATGTTGTGTTTAATAGGTTCCCAAGAATGATAAGAGATTTATCAGTGGAGTTAGATAAAGATATAAAATTTGTTATTGAAGGGGCAGACACTGAGTTAGATAGAACAGTAATAGATGAAATTGGAGAACCTTTAATACATCTTTTAAGAAATGCAGCAGATCATGGAATAGAAAGTAAAGAAGAAAGAGCAAATAGTGGTAAATCTAAAGAAGGAACTATAAAATTAGTTGCTTACCAAGAAGGAACTAAAGCATTAATTAAAGTTATTGATGATGGTGGAGGAATAAAGGTTAATAAGATTAAAGCAAAAGCTGAAAAAGTAGGAATAAGTACAGAAGGCTTAAGTGATAATGATATTAGAAATCTTATATTTTCTCAAGGGTTTAGTACTAACGAAGTTGTAACAGATGTTTCTGGTAGAGGAGTTGGAATGGATGTTGTAAAAACTAAAATAGCTTCTTTAGGTGGAACAGTAGATGTTATAAGTGAAGAAGGTGTTGGTTCTACTTTTGTAATAAAACTTCCATTAACATTACAAATAATACAAGCTTTATTAGTTAAAGTAGGAGAAGAAACCTTTGCAATTTCTTTAGGCTTTATTGACAAAGTTATTGATTATAGGGAAGAAAACATCCAAAAGACTAATGGAGAAGAAGTTATTATATATAGAGATAGTGTAATACCTCTTGTAAGACTAAATGAAAGACTTGGAATTGGAAATAATTCTACAACAAAAAATTTCATTATAATAGTAAAAGTTGGTGAGAAGACTATAGGATTACTTGTAGATTCTTTACTAGGACAACAAGAAATAGTTATAAAACCTTTAGGAAAAACATTAAAAACACTAAAGGAATATATTGGAGCTACGATATTAGGAAATGGGTCAGTTACATTAATCTTAGATGTAGCAGCACTTATATAA
- a CDS encoding PHP domain-containing protein — MKYADLHIHSNYSDGAKTPEEIIEIAKQNNVKCISITDHDCIKAQYVTKNTYNDIEVIPGIELSTEYKDLELHILGYFIDIENSTLKDVVNKLNKSRSDRIEEILLQLKKNNIHLSLEELAVDINSTLGRSHVANAMVKKGYFDNYKTAFTSFLVKGKPAYVKGFKLDYKKTIDVINKAGGIAVLAHPGQIYRGMDVEKIIKDLKCYGLKGIEVYHPSHSKCQINNFYNLSKKYKICITGGSDYHGKELIHDTRIGSYGINELLLNKIYNLKSR, encoded by the coding sequence ATGAAGTATGCAGACCTGCATATCCATTCCAACTATTCTGATGGAGCAAAGACACCGGAGGAAATTATTGAAATAGCAAAACAAAATAATGTAAAGTGTATATCAATAACAGACCATGACTGTATTAAAGCTCAATATGTAACTAAAAATACGTATAATGATATAGAAGTAATACCGGGAATTGAATTAAGTACAGAATATAAAGATTTAGAACTTCATATTTTGGGATATTTTATTGATATTGAGAATTCAACATTAAAGGATGTAGTGAATAAACTAAATAAGTCAAGATCAGATAGAATAGAAGAAATTCTACTTCAACTTAAAAAAAATAATATTCATTTAAGTCTAGAAGAATTGGCTGTTGATATAAACTCTACTTTAGGAAGAAGTCATGTAGCTAATGCAATGGTTAAAAAGGGTTATTTTGATAATTATAAGACTGCCTTCACTTCCTTTTTAGTTAAAGGGAAACCAGCTTATGTAAAAGGATTTAAATTAGATTATAAAAAAACAATAGATGTAATAAATAAAGCTGGAGGAATAGCTGTTTTAGCTCATCCAGGTCAGATATATAGAGGGATGGATGTTGAAAAAATTATAAAAGATCTTAAGTGTTATGGACTAAAGGGAATTGAGGTATATCATCCAAGTCACTCAAAATGTCAAATAAACAATTTCTATAATTTATCTAAAAAGTATAAAATTTGTATTACAGGTGGAAGTGATTATCATGGTAAGGAGTTAATTCATGATACTAGAATAGGAAGCTATGGTATAAATGAATTATTACTTAATAAAATATATAATTTAAAAAGTAGATAA
- a CDS encoding HAD-IB family hydrolase, translating to MDKLAIFDVDYTITRKETLMELFKYMVYRDKKNIKFLPRAIYSGAMYALKVYDEKKVKEKFLKFIDGIDEGDLALLVKDFYKDRLTKIIYKDAINMMNNLKSEGYKIYLISASPEFYLKELYNIDSVDMIIGTKFLFKNGKFIRKMDGANCKGEEKIRRLMEVLKREKLEIDFKNSYMFSDSLSDKPLLDLVGKPYLINYKKKHNFEILRWN from the coding sequence GTGGATAAATTAGCAATATTTGACGTAGACTATACAATAACAAGAAAAGAGACGCTAATGGAGCTTTTTAAATATATGGTTTATAGGGATAAAAAAAATATTAAGTTTCTTCCAAGAGCTATATACAGTGGAGCTATGTATGCATTGAAAGTATATGATGAAAAAAAGGTTAAAGAAAAATTTTTGAAATTTATTGACGGAATAGATGAGGGTGATTTAGCTTTATTAGTTAAAGATTTTTATAAAGATAGGTTAACTAAAATTATATACAAAGATGCTATTAATATGATGAATAATTTAAAAAGTGAAGGGTATAAAATATACCTTATATCAGCATCCCCTGAATTTTATTTAAAAGAACTATATAACATAGATAGTGTAGATATGATTATTGGAACTAAATTCTTATTTAAAAACGGAAAATTCATAAGGAAGATGGATGGAGCCAATTGTAAGGGTGAAGAAAAGATAAGAAGATTGATGGAGGTTTTAAAAAGAGAAAAGTTAGAAATAGATTTTAAGAATTCTTATATGTTTTCAGATTCATTATCTGATAAACCTTTATTAGATTTAGTTGGTAAACCATATTTAATAAATTATAAAAAGAAACATAATTTTGAAATATTAAGATGGAATTAA
- a CDS encoding CheR family methyltransferase, whose protein sequence is MDFNDFHQWVFKELGVNLNAYKPEQLNRRIGSLMSRVGVKSLEEYKIILSKDKEQRERFLDFITINVTEFFRNPEIFKQLEEAIKNELLTSNSKIKVWSAACSIGCEPYSLGILLKELNPLGRNTILATDIDKGILEKAKLGEYTLAEMKNVREEYINKYFKNVDNKYIIDSNIKSMITFKRHDLILDTYERDFDLIVCRNVVIYFKNDVKNEIFNKFSNSLKKGGLLFIGATESIYNYKDYNLEKVSTFIYKKI, encoded by the coding sequence ATGGATTTTAATGATTTTCATCAGTGGGTTTTCAAAGAACTTGGTGTTAATTTAAATGCATACAAGCCAGAACAATTAAATAGAAGAATAGGCAGTCTAATGTCTAGAGTAGGTGTTAAATCATTAGAAGAATATAAAATTATTCTAAGTAAAGATAAAGAACAAAGGGAAAGATTTTTAGACTTTATTACTATTAATGTTACAGAATTTTTTAGAAATCCAGAGATATTTAAGCAATTAGAAGAGGCTATTAAAAATGAACTTTTAACTAGTAATTCTAAAATAAAAGTTTGGAGTGCTGCATGCTCAATTGGATGTGAGCCATATAGTTTAGGTATATTATTAAAGGAATTAAATCCTTTAGGTAGAAACACTATATTAGCAACAGATATTGATAAAGGAATTCTAGAGAAAGCTAAGTTAGGTGAATATACTTTAGCGGAAATGAAAAATGTAAGAGAAGAGTATATAAACAAGTATTTTAAAAATGTTGACAATAAATATATTATAGATAGTAATATAAAATCTATGATAACATTTAAGAGACATGATTTAATACTCGATACATATGAAAGAGATTTTGATCTTATAGTTTGTAGAAATGTAGTTATATATTTTAAGAATGATGTTAAAAATGAAATTTTTAATAAGTTTAGTAATTCTCTTAAAAAGGGTGGTTTACTTTTTATAGGGGCTACCGAAAGTATATATAATTATAAAGATTATAATTTAGAAAAGGTGTCTACGTTTATATATAAAAAAATATAA